In the Cydia fagiglandana chromosome 14, ilCydFagi1.1, whole genome shotgun sequence genome, one interval contains:
- the LOC134670686 gene encoding protein cereblon-like, giving the protein MEENAADSDSDHNESESEEMALVGVEDGEAGMVVMAVGDGGDTEAGGGTDPDGGGDDEEVQEFDISLPATHSYLGTDLEQLGGRRVLEAGWTGRVPGMAHHGTVFPGETVPMLLTPEPLRDVILQERMFCLLCPDESGMDVSGLGVLCEVLAGAAAAGVVARASHRVRLKQPRSRHGYAFRNMQMLEVEVLPELAPGDPLRPSRLASLDPLRRPQNTRQERILRRMDAATSPWPSFVWHIFDYRRLRARLTDHFATLSLEDKMPLDAVSLSFWVASNLTLSARDRNALFAVDNALLRLSLALRFIDKSTALCCGTCGAELSRRSHMFAMSSDGVHANYTNYGGFMHDVVTVRTAHDTLLGPPSAEYSWFPGYTWRVAQCGACGTHVGWRFDAMKRKLRPEQFFALCRNVVMPRAEHHHADDDADAL; this is encoded by the exons ATGGAAGAGAATG CGGCAGACAGTGACAGCGACCACAATGAGTCTGAATCAGAGGAGATGGCCCTAGTGGGGGTAGAAGACGGTGAAGCGGGGATGGTGGTAATGGCTGTGGGAGACGGCGGCGACACGGAGGCCGGTGGGGGCACGGACCCCGACGGGGGAGGTGACGACGAGGAGGTGCAGGAGTTTGACATCAGCCTGCCAGCAACACACTCG TATCTGGGTACAGACTTGGAGCAGCTGGGCGGGCGGCGGGTGCTGGAGGCGGGCTGGACGGGCCGTGTGCCTGGCATGGCACATCATGGAACCGTGTTCCCTGGAGAGACTGTTCCCATGCTGCTGACACCTGAGCCCCTCCGGGACGTGATTCTTCAGGAGCGGATGTTCTGTCTGCTCTGTCCAGA CGAATCCGGCATGGACGTGTCAGGGCTGGGCGTCCTCTGCGAGGTGCTGGCTGGAGCCGCGGCGGCTGGCGTGGTGGCGCGCGCCTCCCACCGCGTGCGGCTGAAGCAGCCACGCAGCCGCCACGGATACGCCTTTAGGAA TATGCAGATGTTGGAAGTAGAGGTGCTGCCGGAGTTGGCGCCGGGCGACCCGCTGAGGCCCTCTCGGCTCGCCTCGCTCGACCCGCTGAGGCGGCCGCAAAATACGAG GCAAGAGCGAATCCTGCGGCGTATGGACGCCGCGACATCCCCATGGCCATCCTTCGTGTGGCATATTTTCGACTATCGCCGTCTGCGCGCTCGCCTCACGGACCACTTTGCCACGCTCAGCCTTG AGGACAAAATGCCGCTGGACGCCGTGTCGCTGTCGTTCTGGGTGGCGTCCAACCTGACGCTGTCGGCGCGCGACCGCAACGCGCTGTTCGCCGTCGACAACGCGCTGCTGCGGCTGAGCCTCGCCCTACGGTTCATAGACAAG TCAACAGCATTATGCTGCGGCACCTGCGGCGCGGAGCTGTCCCGGCGCTCGCACATGTTCGCCATGTCCAGCGACGGCGTGCACGCCAACTACACTAATTATG GTGGCTTCATGCACGACGTGGTAACAGTCCGAACAGCGCACGACACGTTACTGGGCCCTCCCAGCGCGGAGTACTCCTGGTTCCCCGGCTACACGTGGCGCGTGGCGCAGTGCGGCGCCTGCGGCACGCACGTCGGCTGGAG GTTCGACGCGATGAAGCGCAAGCTCCGGCCGGAGCAGTTCTTCGCGCTGTGCCGCAACGTGGTGATGCCGCGCGCCGAGCACCACCACGCCGACGACGACGCCGACGCGCTCTGA
- the LOC134670665 gene encoding uncharacterized protein LOC134670665: MYHPNQQYMNGYTYPQFFGIPTETVSCMQQNRARAASSSSSDDTSDPPAAKAKREKAVKKKASGDGEGKKKLDTSGFSIEERIVAAAWVHERYHTRTSMGQIKQQFELRFGRPAPAKNTLVVWERKLFASGSIHDAPRAGRPAKRKLEPSEVSESLATSPALSMRARAAELNVPRSTLRALMRHLPGSPKPAKPKAPRKRAKPAIPAQPLF, encoded by the exons ATGTATCACCCTAATCAACAGTACATGAATGGATACACTTATCCCCAATTTTTCGGTATTCCAACCGAAACTGTGTCATGTATGCAACAAAACAGAGCAAGAGCCGCGTCGTCTTCAAGTTCTGACGATACGTCGGATCCTCCAGCAGCGAAGGCGAAACGTGAAAAAGCGGTCAAGAAGAAGGCGAGTGGCGATGGAGAAGGAAAGAAGAAATTGGACACGTCGGGGTTCTCGATAGAGGAGCGCATAGTGGCCGCGGCCTGGGTGCACGAGCGCTACCACACGCGCACCTCCATGGGACAG ATAAAGCAGCAGTTTGAGCTGCGTTTTGGGCGGCCGGCACCAGCCAAGAACACCCTGGTAGTGTGGGAGCGCAAACTCTTTGCTTCCGGCTCCATTCATGATGCGCCGCGCGCTGGCCGACCTGCCAAGAG GAAGCTGGAACCGAGCGAAGTGTCTGAGTCTCTGGCGACTTCGCCCGCGCTGTCcatgcgcgcgcgcgccgccgagCTGAACGTGCCGCGCTCCACGCTGCGCGCGCTCATGCGCCATCTACCGGGCTCTCCTAAGCCGG CGAAACCAAAGGCGCCACGAAAACGCGCCAAACCCGCTATACCAGCGCAGCCGCTCTTCTAG
- the LOC134670661 gene encoding vacuolar protein sorting-associated protein 26C isoform X1, with product MSTSLTINLKRPSKVYHEGEVIAGVVVVESPGDTRHEGLTLVAEGAVNLQLSSKNIGLFSNTLKPINLLNTSVELAPPGKIPGGVTEIPFEIPLRARHATSPGYPGLLETYHGVFVNIMYTLKCGMKRSFLNKPLNATCQFFVQHRHQEPPVVKPVRCEITPASVRAGGGTRAPMPAFTIYAEIDSTVCPLDKPLTGKIRVDECSVPIKSIELQLVRVETCGDSEGFSRDATEIQNIQVGEGDVARARDIPLYMVLPRLFTAPTTATVHFKIEFELNIAVIFEDDYLVTENFPILLLRSR from the exons ATGTCTACAAGCTTAACAATCAACTTAAAGAGACCCAGCAAAGTATATCATGAAGGG GAAGTGATCGCAGGCGTGGTGGTGGTGGAGAGCCCGGGTGACACGCGGCACGAGGGCCTCACGCTGGTGGCCGAGGGCGCGGTGAACCTGCAGCTGAGCTCCAAGAATATTGGCCTGTTTTCCAACACCTTGAAG CCAATCAACCTGTTAAACACCTCAGTGGAGTTGGCCCCTCCTGGCAAGATCCCGGGCGGTGTAACCGAGATCCCCTTTGAGATCCCGCTGCGCGCGCGGCATGCCACGTCCCCAGGGTACCCGGGGCTGCTCGAGACCTACCATGGGGTGTTTGTCAATATTATGTACACACTCAAGTGTGGGATGAAGAGGTCTTTCCTGAATAAGCCATTGAATGCGACTTGCCAGTTCTTTGTGCAACATAGACAT CAAGAGCCACCAGTAGTGAAGCCAGTGCGCTGCGAGATCACACCAGCCTCCGTCCGAGCCGGCGGCGGCACGCGCGCCCCCATGCCCGCCTTCACTATCTACGCCGAGATAGACTCCACTGTCTGCCCGCTCGACAAGCCTCTCACCGGCAAG ATTCGCGTGGACGAGTGCTCTGTGCCGATCAAGTCCATAGAGCTGCAGCTAGTGCGCGTTGAGACCTGCGGCGATTCTGAAGGGTTTTCGAGGgatg CAACGGAGATCCAGAACATCCAAGTAGGAGAGGGTGACGTAGCGCGAGCGAGGGACATCCCTCTCTACATGGTGCTGCCGAGACTCTTCACTGCACCCACAACCGCAACCGTGCACTTCAAAATCG AATTTGAATTGAACATCGCCGTGATTTTTGAAGATGATTATTTGGTGACAGAAAATTTTCCTATACTGCTTCTGCGAAGTAGATAG
- the LOC134670661 gene encoding vacuolar protein sorting-associated protein 26C isoform X2, with amino-acid sequence MSTSLTINLKRPSKVYHEGEVIAGVVVVESPGDTRHEGLTLVAEGAVNLQLSSKNIGLFSNTLKPINLLNTSVELAPPGKIPGGVTEIPFEIPLRARHATSPGYPGLLETYHGVFVNIMYTLKCGMKRSFLNKPLNATCQFFVQHRHQEPPVVKPVRCEITPASVRAGGGTRAPMPAFTIYAEIDSTVCPLDKPLTGKIRVDECSVPIKSIELQLVRVETCGDSEGFSRDEFELNIAVIFEDDYLVTENFPILLLRSR; translated from the exons ATGTCTACAAGCTTAACAATCAACTTAAAGAGACCCAGCAAAGTATATCATGAAGGG GAAGTGATCGCAGGCGTGGTGGTGGTGGAGAGCCCGGGTGACACGCGGCACGAGGGCCTCACGCTGGTGGCCGAGGGCGCGGTGAACCTGCAGCTGAGCTCCAAGAATATTGGCCTGTTTTCCAACACCTTGAAG CCAATCAACCTGTTAAACACCTCAGTGGAGTTGGCCCCTCCTGGCAAGATCCCGGGCGGTGTAACCGAGATCCCCTTTGAGATCCCGCTGCGCGCGCGGCATGCCACGTCCCCAGGGTACCCGGGGCTGCTCGAGACCTACCATGGGGTGTTTGTCAATATTATGTACACACTCAAGTGTGGGATGAAGAGGTCTTTCCTGAATAAGCCATTGAATGCGACTTGCCAGTTCTTTGTGCAACATAGACAT CAAGAGCCACCAGTAGTGAAGCCAGTGCGCTGCGAGATCACACCAGCCTCCGTCCGAGCCGGCGGCGGCACGCGCGCCCCCATGCCCGCCTTCACTATCTACGCCGAGATAGACTCCACTGTCTGCCCGCTCGACAAGCCTCTCACCGGCAAG ATTCGCGTGGACGAGTGCTCTGTGCCGATCAAGTCCATAGAGCTGCAGCTAGTGCGCGTTGAGACCTGCGGCGATTCTGAAGGGTTTTCGAGGgatg AATTTGAATTGAACATCGCCGTGATTTTTGAAGATGATTATTTGGTGACAGAAAATTTTCCTATACTGCTTCTGCGAAGTAGATAG